In Mastomys coucha isolate ucsf_1 unplaced genomic scaffold, UCSF_Mcou_1 pScaffold20, whole genome shotgun sequence, one DNA window encodes the following:
- the LOC116099427 gene encoding RNA-binding motif protein, X chromosome-like — MVEADRPGKLFIGGLNTETNEKALEAVFGKYGRIVEVLLMKDRETNKSRGFAFVTFESPADAKDAARDMNGNSLDGKAIKVEQATKPSFESGRRGLPPPP; from the coding sequence ATGGTTGAAGCAGATCGCCCAGGAAAGCTCTTTATTGGTGGGCTTAATACCGAAACGAATGAGAAAGCCCTTGAGGCAGTGTTTGGAAAATATGGACGAATAGTGGAAGTGCTTTTGATGAAGGACCGAGAAACCAATAAGTCAAGAGGATTCGCTTTTGTCACTTTTGAAAGCCCAGCAGATGCAAAGGATGCTGCCAGAGACATGAATGGAAACTCCTTAGATGGGAAAGCCATCAAGGTGGAGCAAGCCACCAAACCATCATTTGAAAGTGGAAGACGTGGACTGCCTCCACCTCCATGA
- the LOC116099426 gene encoding uncharacterized protein LOC116099426, with product MRRAQVCVAPRVVVTVEVLLLKDQHLQDQLVAAVEWEEEPLCHVEEMATEACHEGSPCLLEEMFICPREMMNIPLKTAIQAENIQVLEIHEIMHHHQEIILTVITVIPVHEMTIHQEAIVTEMAVVGIVTFQVIQVEVPTEIPMRVMVTHIVLHLHEGPTILWWKQSL from the coding sequence ATGAGAAGAGCTCAAGTGTGTGTTGCGCCGAGGGTGGTTGTGACAGTGGAGGTCCTCCTCCTAAAAGATCAGCACCTTCAGGACCAGCTTGTAGCAGCAGTGGAATGGGAGGAAGAGCCCCTGTGTCACGTGGAAGAGATGGCTACAGAGGCCTGCCACGAAGGGAGCCCCTGCCTTCTAGAAGAGATGTTTATTTGTCCCCGAGAGATGATGAATATTCCACTAAAGACAGCTATTCAAGCAGAGAATATCCAAGTTCTCGAGATACATGAGATTATGCACCACCACCAAGAGATTATACTTACCGTGATTACGGTCATTCCAGTTCACGAGATGACTATCCATCAAGAGGCTATAGTGACAGAGATGGCTGTGGTCGGGATCGTGACTTTTCAGGTCATCCAAGTGGAGGTTCCTACAGAGATTCCTATGAGAGTTATGGTAACTCACATAGTGCTCCACCTACACGAGGGCCCCACCATCTTATGGTGGAAGCAGTCGCTATGA